The nucleotide sequence GTGATGCTAAATTGAATTATTTTGGAATATCCCATAAGCACCACATTGACATGGAGAAGTTCAAGATTTCTGAAGATCAAAAGAATATAACTTATGAGCATGGATTAGTGTTTAAAAATCGATTTAAGAGGATTCATTGCAGCAATATTGGTACAAAGTTACTATTGAGAAAGTGGAATTTAGTTCAGCCACATGCTAAGCTTTGTTACAACACGATAAAGCTTTTTGACAAGTTAGAAAAATGCAACTTAGAGCCTGGTGAATATAAGTTCAATCAAAGCATGGAAGTTGCCAAGCTTGTGCCATTTGTGGAACCTTTAGACTCGAGGACGAGTCTTTCTCAACCAGGGGAGAATGATGTAAAAGAAGAATCTATATTAAATTTCATTAATTTTGGCCAAGATCATATTCTAGAGCTCAAGTCCAAATAGATGGACTTAATTTCAAGAAGCGCAAGAAGTCCAAGAAGCTCAAGATTGATTTCAAGAAGCCAAGTTCtttccttcttaaaataggatttattttattccttttagaataaggatttttctttttagtaggattctagtttcttttccttgtagAATAGGGATTTTACTTTTCTtgtctttagttattttatttccttattagaaGGAATAGTAGTCATCAAAGAAGAGACTTACGCCTATATAAATGGTTCTCTTGCCTTGTGGAGGGAATTCACGTTTTTGAGGCTTGCCCTAGTTTTACAATAGAgtgtttttctctattttgtcttCTTTATCCTTGTTTTTGGTTCCAAGCAAGGTGGTGATAGTCTTTATCTTGTTTTCAATTGCGTGTGGTGTTTCTTTATCACGTTAATTGATTCTAAGTGGTGACTTTCGGAACTTGTTTAGTTCTTGATCTTTCAAGAACACGTTTCTTGATCTAAATTCGTTTTTTGATTCATTGAACTGGTGCAACATCaatatttacttgttttgaaCGAGTAAATAGTCTTTCTTATAGTTCAGATCGTCATCTTTCACCTCGTTTTTGAATTATTAGAtttcaagtcctaaaacatgagaCACGTTGTTTCCTACAAATCCGGCCATAAACCACGTTTTCATTTCAAGATCTTGATCTTGGTCGGTTGGTTCTTTGTTAACTCGAAGAATCACATCATAAGTTGAGCTAAATGAAAAGAAATATCGCcaaccccaacttgtttgggattgagtcatagttgttgttgttgttgattctcATAGAGATTGATAGATGACCGAGAAAAAATCTTTGCGGGCACCTAGAGTTGGGTATTTGGTATACTATAGCATTTCACTGTCACCAAGAGTTGCATTAGGTGTAacatactttatattaatatgaTGTGGGACAATTCTATGTTGCTCTACGCACTTCGTAAATAAGACTTTATTAATGTAGAATTTTATCAAAGAAAATGTAGAGAATGTAACTAGAACAATAAGCAgtgaatatatatttattattctATAAAATAATAAGCAGTGAATTTCCTTTCTAGTTCTTTTCCGAGTTTCGACCACTTCTGGATGCTTACATACTTTATATATCAAAAGGAGTAGTTCCTTGACAGAATCCTTGTTTGTACAAATATTCTTCATATTTCTAGTGGCCTCTGGTTGATCTTTATGAAATTTTGTTGCAGATTTTACCATGTCTGATAGTCAGAAAGAACATGTGGCGTCTATTGAGCAGTTTGTGCCTGGTCTTGATTCCTTGAGGCAGAAGGTTTGCCATGAATTATCTGATGGGCAATTTTGGATGATCTATTTTGTTTTATTGCTTCCAAGGTTGAATGGGAATGACCTGGAGCTGTTGTCAACTCCTGAGGCAAGTTTCTCTCTGATAAGTTAATAAACTAAATGGCGCTGTTTTGCCTGCAATTCTTTTATAAATTTGTGAGTGGAGAGGAGATTTTTAATATGAGAAAAATTTGCAGTGCTGTAGATTAAAAACTGTATGCTCTAAAGTACTGCTACTACATCGCATAGCATTTACTGAACAATAAAATGTCCAGTTCATTGATGCAAGTTGAAATAATTGCATTCTTAATTGCTGTGTGATCTTCTAAGCTGGTCTCGTTCTATAATAAGAGAAGAAAGTTTACATGGCCACTAGATAATATTTAATATCATCTATTGACCTGATAAAGAAGtggaccttgggcctaactcaacatCAAAAGCTAGCGCAAGAGGTGAAGATTGTCCTAGATCATACAAGGAAACAAATCCTCATTTCACCCATCGATGTGGGGCTAAACACCCCCGCATCTGGACCGTGGACATTATATGATGGGGTCCAACATCGGGTGAAACAGGAGTTGGGTGggcctggctctgataccatgataaagagatggaccttgggcctaactcaaccccaaaagctagctcaagAGGTGAGGATTACCCAAGACCATATAAAGAATTAGATCACCATTCCACCCACCGATGTGTTGAAGCCTAATATTGGGAAAGTGATGAGATTTTTTGAATTTACCTTATCCAAAAAGTGAGGAGATCTTTAAATTTATTAGActcttattgtttttcttttcttttttttttggggggtggggggtgtTGGGGGGTTGAAGTTGGGGAGAGATGACAACTTCAGATCATCCTCTTTTTTCGTTACACGAATCTTCTAGAACCTTGGGAATCACATTATTCATGGAATTTGTTGTCCCCTCGAGGACATTACGTTTCTCGATTTCCCTACATAGTCAGCCCATGGGATATACTTTATCTTTTTATGATTATGTTTGTAAGTTGAATCAAGCTGAAATTTATTAGGGTGCTTCTTAGAAGATTTCACGCTCAAATTTAGCCTGAGTGTTTCATCAGATTCCATAAGCTTAGTTAAGCTAGTTAAGTGAAAAATATTGAAAGGCACCAAAGAGGTGCTGCCCTGTACAATTGCCAATATAGAATTAAGAACACCTGGTCAGTATTCGTGATTTATCTGCATACTAGCCTCATAATCCCAAAAACTCCTAAATGCCACAAAAAAAATAGATTGCTGAGAAGTCAGTTTGATTCTTTCTAGACTCATTCATGATCCTCCTGCATATCCCCAAATTCTTGAAGCCAGAAGCACCAGCAGGAGCTCCGCATATTATGACAAATGACATGGGTTGTACTCATGAGTTGCTGGTCTGGCTCTACTTTCTGACCTATAAGAGTATTTGGTTAGATCTCTACTTCCATTTCCTCAATAGATTgtgtaataattttgtaaaggAGGGTGGTGGTTGCAGATAGGGGTAGGGTGTTGCGTACGAATAAGTTCACTGTAAATGTATGCAACAAACATGTCAGCTTATGGAAGATGTAATATGGAAACCTACCGACCGGCTTGTGGGCCTACTAACCAGGCACTTTGAGCTATCAGCTTAGCTAGAGCTGGATGCTGACTAACTCAAGCTAGTCCAAAACGAGGTAATATGAGGAGTTCATGAATAATCCAGCTCCATGTGAAAGCGCTACAACTTACTTTACCAGTATCTAGTTCTTCCCTTTCCATTGAACTTATAAGTAGACATGCTGTTTGCTCTATACTTGATTATGTTACTGCAAGCTAGTAATTTTATGTTTTATATAAATTGTTCTAAACTTAAGGGGATGATTTTGactctttattttccttttacaAGTATGTAGTTATCCCGTACAGTTAACGTAGTGATTTATCTATATTGGCTCTCCAAAATTGCACGGATCAGATCAGATTGAGCACATTTTGGATTTggatttcggattctagaaaatgcaatccgaatccgatccgaaatatatcggatcggatcggattttaaagtttggatcggttCAAATTCGGAtcgtattattatgcctcaaagttgcaaactaatatgtatattttccttgtaaaagaggcaatatgttaagaaaaattcatgtttatgcaattatgagagtactatggtgccaatatagtTAAATccagcaattgtaaaggtaataacttggaggaagatgtaAAGGAAGTTCTGACTATCcgaaattaaagtgtagtatttatacattgcctaataatttcggatttcggatcggatcggattaaattaaaatataccaatccgaatccgatccgaaatccgaaattgaatggatcagttcggatttcggatatccgattcGAATGAACAGCCCTACTCCAAATAGATAATACTAGTAGAAATGTTAAAGCAATAAGAAAAGCTAAAGTCAAATTCGCGGTGATTTTTGTCTAAAACTAGTCACATGTCTATCAAATGTTTGTATAACTGTATGAAGATATCATGCCaaaaggattttttttaaaaagttaattAGAAGGGTTTCTCATTGGTGCAGTTATTAGAACAGAATTGAGAAAAATGCTTGGACTAAATATCTACTAGAATACTTGGTCTGAGTTAAAGGGGTTTTCGCATCCTCTGTGTGTGAAACAGTATCGTCACCTACAACAGCTTTAAACTGGGCACCCATGTTTTTTTAACTTCTAGAATTTTGTACCTCATCTTCGCTAACTCCCTCTTTATGATGACTTCTTGCTTCTGCTCTTCTGTATCTGTCCTCTCTCTCATCAATAAAAtctgtttttttaattaaaaaaaggaatGAGGGAAGCATAAAACTTCATCGGTCATTGCCTGTAAGTCAAATAAGTGAGAAACTAAGACAGAAAGTGAAGAAAGAAcctaaaaaaataccaaaatgatCCCTTAAGTATAGGGCTAGGTTTATCTTGGTCCATAATACGTCATCCTGAACATTAATAGCCCTTAAAAGTTACAAAATTGGTTCATTTTGGTCCCAGCTACATTAAACCTAAGAGAATAATGGTCCACGGCCAAAATAACGTACAAAGTGTAGCCTACTAACGGAAAAAATCCAAGTCTCGACTTGGCAAGAATGACATATTCTACTACCTCTGAAAAGAGAGTTCAGTAGATAATAGCGTAGGCTTCAACAGCCTTGCCTTGTGAAGGTCTAATCCTCAAAGCATGCTCTTCCCTGTATGGCTGTATATTTATCGACTTTCTTAGCCCAACGATTTCTCTTCCCTGAAATGCCAAAGTTATTGCCTTTTCAGGTGGTTGTTGTGGTTTACTTCTGAATCTTTTTTTTGTTTGATCCAACATATAGCACATGTAATCTCGAAATGGACTTAGGATGAGAGATGATGTAATCACTGGTTTTCAGGGGACTGTTTGGGGTGGGCTGTTGGGGTGCTGTTCAGGTGTGTTGTTCTATGGGGGAATGTAGTCAGTTCTTTTGGTCATGTCTTTTTATGTAGTCAGTTCCTTTGGTCATTTCTTTTTATGTAGTCAGTTCTTTTGCTCATGTCCcccttttttttccctttcttttctcaTTCGTGCATGTGGGTGGTTCTCTCTTTTCTCCAACTTTTTTCTGAATGAAAATTTATGATGATATCATCAAGCTTTTTCAAGTTAATTTGACTTTTACTGTAGATTGTTGAAGTAAGAGAGACGCTTCTGCAGCAGTTGCAAAGTAAGAAAACCCCACAGCCAGAGGCATCTAAGGAGTCGGAGACTGTTGATGCATCTGAGAAGGATGTCAAGGTCAGTGGACAGCAGCAAGGTTCTGAAAGTAAATTGGAGGAGAAAAATATTTCAGCGGAGACTGCAAATGCTTCTCAAGATAAAGACAGTTTGCACGGTGAGAAACCTCAACAGCAGTTAGAAGATGAAAAGACCAAGACTACAACTTCATTTGCTGACAAGGACGAGGAGGACGTTTCTTTCAGTGATCTTGAGGATGATGATACCGATCTATCAGATAGACTGCAAGGAAGCAAGCCTACACATAGAAAGAGAGTTTCCTCATCTAGTGAATCCCATGAATGGATTCAACTAAATGAGAACTCTAAAGCTCAGGGTAGTCAGCAGAAGGCTGGCCAATCAATTCTCCGGGATAAAGATTCCGAAGGTGAGGAATCGAATGACTGGCTCACCGTTGATGACATTGATTCAGATAGTTTGGCCACCAATTGATTCCTCTGAAATCTGTAAATGTTTCTTTTTAGTTCTCTTTTATAAGTTCATCACCTTGTAGATTTTTATGGTTGCCTAGGAAAATAAGTTAAAGGAACTCGCACCCCCCCCCCCTCcgcccaacaaaaaaaaaagaaaaaaaaagaaagaaatagagAGATCAGTTGACATGAGTTAAACATGTCATAGTTGACCTCCTTGGCGCAGAATTGGCATAAATGGATCTGCTGCTTGTTGGTTTGATTGTCACTTGTTTGATATTGTAAATGATTTACTCCTATTCTTTCAGAGTGCTTTTATTTGTTTAGATTAGTAATTTCACGCACTTAGTTGTGTGTTGGAGTCAATTACAAAATGAATATTCATGCATGGCAAAAACATCAGTTCAGGTGAGTCCTTTTGCCAACTCTATTAAGACGAGGCATTGTTAGAGTTCCAATGTATTGTACCACATGATTAAAGGAAGTTTGTGCTTTGCTTAGAATCTAGAGGGAGGAAAAGAAGGAACGATGGAAAGCTCTTACATTTTCCTTCTCTTGCTGGATTTGTCTGATGagtaaacaacaacaataagtccAGTGTAATTTCACAagtgagatttgggaagaatagtATATACAAACCTTACTCCTACCTTAAAAAATAGACATGTTTTTCAataaaccctcggctcaagaagttTGTTGAGTAAACGAGCAAAGACAACTAATTTCCTTTTAGTTCCACAAATATCATTccatttcagaaaaaaaaaaattggaaggcctttttttttcttttcgaaaTCTCCTTTTTGCATTCTTCCTCTTGGTCCAAACCAAAATTTCCACCTGTCCCTAGATTTCAAGCACAATGCAATAGCAAGAACAACTAAGCTTCAATTCCTATTATATGATTGGCTACAAGAATTCTTACTGTCCACGTTGCTCTATTTTAGCATATCTCAAGTGTGAGCCGGAATTTAAAACCAATTTGACCTTCTTGTGATTTCGTATAGACTCAATTTTGAGTTTGCCCTAACCTTTTCAATGCACAAAAAGTTATCCCGGTGGACAATGCTTCTATATTGATAAAACACGAGGAAAACTATGTGGAAGAAACGCAAGTGAGGTCTTTACAACTTGAAAATCAGGATGAGAATTTAGGTTAACCCCAAAATTGAAAAAATGGCACTTCTTAAAGTTTTTATACAAAGGGAAGAGGAAAGAGAAATATGAAAGGGGATTACAagctacaacaataacaacaaatcaagtataatctcacaagtgggatctggggaggatagtgaGTATTCAGCCTTACCCCTGCCTTGTGCATGtaaagagactgtttccaatagaccctcggctcaaagacaTAAAATTCAAACCTACTAAGCTATTATGATCCCCAAAATGCACTTAATGTTTCACAAAAAGAAACACATGAACAAAAGTTGCATCCTCCTTGGTCCCTCCCTAGGATCACGTTATGTTCGATTCGGTGCATCAAAGTTTTTCATGATAGATAACGTAGAACGTAATGGTAGGGAGACATGTAGAAATGACACCAAATAACCACTTTAAAGGGCTGCTATTTAGAAATTAATCACCGCGTCTTGAATTTCAGAACAAAAAAGTTCTATTGTCCTGAAGTtaaaatttttagtttaaaattttagaACAAAATAATTACCGACTAATTCTTAAGTAGCATGCTGAGAATGTTGCACATGCCCCGGGAGATAGGTATTCAACTGTCCAAGTACTCCTTTCACTGTATATTTGCGAGTCCTTTCTAGAGCTCCTTTTAGTCAAGTTGACCCTTCTGACATGATACTCGAGATGTTTTCCAACTTCAAGAACTAAAATTTGGAGAGTATTACTTAACTAAACACACCTATATGTGCACAAGAAAATGGAGATATTATCACTTGGCTCTGTAGACAGGAAAGATATTTTTGTCCAAAGTCTGATGAATTGAATCAAATAATCACTAGTCATATTAAAAGAGAATCAATGCCTACATAGGAGTTACAGGCCAGAAAGAAACCACTACTTGTTTAAAGTGTGTTTACACAGTCGACACTATTAAACACATCATCAATCTATAACACAAGGATATCAATATGAACTATATACAGGGGCAAACTGGCGGGAAAACAAGGGAAAAAAGATCCAATAATACAGCTGATTAAGGCAGCTAAATGAATCAAGTATAAGATGCAGAAAAGCCTGTTGACAACAATTGTCCTCTGTTTGACTGTTACTGTGGCAACACTACTTAAGAAAAagggaggaaaaaggaaagaaaaaccaaCTATATAACCTGTCACAATTTACTCCTATCCATGAACCTGCTATTCATGCATATGTACAGCTTTCAAATAAATCGTTTACTGTTGATTGAGTTTGCATGCTATTATCAAGACCTTCTTACTCTTTTATCGGCATGCTGCAAAGAACTGTCAGTAGGAAGTGAACTAGACTGTGGCCTTGGAGCTGGATTAAAGGTGAATCCTGTCAAATAACTAGGACCAGTTTGAGAGGGTATGGGGGGTGGCACTTTGGAATTGGCAGGAAGATGGTATAGTGGAGGAGATGGTCGGGAAGGAAAACCACTATGCATTGTGGTGGAAGATGGATAAGGGTACACTGATCCGGTGGGCAAAGGTGGCAACTTTCTTGAGGTTGAGGTTGAAGATTCAGGGGGAAAGTTCCCTGGTtgttcatttcttctttcatccTGAGCATCTGGTGGCAACCATTCAGGCATATCATCATCACAAAATAAACTCTTCTTGCCAGAGTTATCAAGCGGAATCAGTGGTAAACCAGAGGCGTAAGCTGTAACTGCCACTGGACCACCAATGGACTTTGGGTGTCCGTGGTCAGCGACATTTTTAGCTAGGGGCATACTTTGACTGAGAGATGATATTGACCTAGGAATACTCGTGGAAACTGAGGGTGCTATAGGTATGGTTGGCTGTTTAGACATATCTAGAATCCTACTTCCAGAAAGTTGAAGTCGACTGTCCAGAATGGATCCATCAGAACGGTGGGAACTTGAAGATATTCCACTAGCAGTTCCAAAGTCAAATTCAGGGAGATCGTCATCTTCTGAAAACGCCACTTTTGGTTTTGATGCATCAGGCAGCAGTGATGTTACAGCCTTTGGGAGGTCCGTACTTTCCTTGAGTGGTTCCAAGAAGTGCCCCTTAGATCCCCAAAGATGCGAGCTGGAAAGTTCAGATTCTTTTTGCTGAAAAGTGGGTGACTTCACACCGGAAGTTGTTAAGGTTGTCCTGCTTGAGGAATCAATACCAACGTTCTTGTCATCAGTAGTGTTTGCTTGTTCAAGCGATGAGAAAGAGCTGACTGGGGCAGATGGTTTTGAGTTCTCAACTGATGGCACAGGTAAAGAACCTTGTCCTCCACCTTGCAACGTAGAAGAATCAGATGGTGACTTTTGAAGCTGCTCCTGCGAGGAATTAACCTTTCCCTCAGATTTTTTAGCAACAGAAGTCAAAGCTGTTCGATTCTTCCGCCATACAACACAACCAATCATCAACTCAGAGTTTCCTTCCACTGCTGCCATTCCCTTAAAGAAACCATATTTTGCAAGAATAGTGATAATTGCATCGCTCCGCGGACAAAGGTAAAGATCAACACCTGGAGAGAGTTGTGCAAACCCGACTCTCTCACCTTTTATATATCCTTTTGCAACCTAATGGAGACAAAACTACCTTAAGCAGGGGAACATTTATAGACTATCAATATGCTTCACTTAGTGGTATAGCTATTTACCTCTTTCATGCCCTTGAGTCCTTTTCCAGAAGATCCCTCCTTGAAGCATAGAGAAATTACCTGAATACAGAACAATTTACTTATACTAACCAAAATAATGTTTTAGTGAAGAAAACTTTTTCATGAGTACTGAAAAATCTAAAGCTTGTTCACTTGGATGAACTCAAATTAAGAATCTGAACACTCATATTCCATTAAGAATCACAACCACCTATCAATATGAATCTGACTATTACAGCCAATAAGTCTGAATCATCTGATTACTAAAGCCTTTTCTGCACCAAAGGCTTTGTAAGGCCTTTTAACATGGTGGGAATTTTACCTCCCAACTGGACATCAAAAGCATGCAGAATGATTATGAGAGATCTAAAAGATTTGAGTCTGACTGTTGAAGATTCAACATTCTGGTACCAGATGATAGAACTATGCCTTAATTGGCCAACAGATGTTATATGTGTTTGTAGCAGCCAGAATCCAACAGGCATCTCTTTCTTCACTGCCCAGTTGCAGCAGATATCTGGTGTAGGTCCTTTGCCATCTTTGGTATAAGCTGGGTCATGCCTCAGAACATTAAGGATGCCTAGGAAAGCTGGTCTTCATGGAAAGTTGATAACTCCATCAGTAAAGTCTGACGGATGATCCCTTGTATTTTGTGGTGTGTTTGGACAGAAAAGAACCACAGATGTTTAGATGGGATATGAACTCCTACATACGCACTTGAGGCTAGACGTCTTTTATGGTTATATAGTTAGCAGAACTTAGCTCCTGTTAATCGCCCTATTAATTTTTTGGACTTTGTCAGCTCCTTAGCTTTAGCCTAGTTTTTGTCTGTGGAGCTGACTGTCTTTATGGATCTCTCTTTTGTACTTGTTGCATCTTCTTGTTGCCTTTAATGCAATTCTCttacttcataaaaaaaataaaattgatacAACTATGCCTCAACTCCAAGCAAGTTACAGTTagttatatgaatcctcactgtcCACGTCGCTCTATTTAAGCCCATCGAGTacaatattataaaaaattagTTTCTCTAGCATTAGAAGTTCTCtacaatttcttttctttttttattggtAGGTTCTCTACATTTTCTACCGACCTATAAATATTTTACAAGACGTAGGCTCATAGAAAATATTAGACCTAAAATAAACACATTAAACATGATTAAAGCTTAACTCCAACTCATTGGTATCATCTATATAGATCGTTTTTCTCTATTGCACCTTCCGTTATACTTTAGTTCCACTATCACCCCCGACCTTACAAATGGTGCAAAAGTACCCCTCCTCCGTTAAGACCCTCTCATGTGGCAAATACCATCCCATGTGGCCTGACATTTCGCTTAAGTGAACGCCATGTGGCAATGCCACCTCACCACCTCCAAGGCTCCAACCCAATTGTATCCCCTCCCCCACTACTTCTAGCCTTCTTTCAAGTTTCACCACCACCTCCCCCTTTACCCGACCACCACCTCTACTATTACCTCCTTAAATTTCATCCAACCAGTACATTCACGGTGAAAACTCCCAATTTAGCACTCCTCTCTGTCATCGCAAAAACCCATCACCATTACTTTACCAAAAATTAACTGACTTCGACATTTTGACAAAACAGTGGAGCAATTTTAAAGGACTAAAAAGTAGGAATTTATGACTACAGATAAAAGATGATTCATGACATGTGCCTCTGAATCGCGAAGCCCTTCTAGTATTTTATATACTCTATATCTGTATATAAACACTCTTAACAACTACCAGCAGTTTCATCCTCCAAAATTTTAGGAGCAACAACTTCAGTTGATTTTTCCAAGCTTCATCACCTGTCAAGATGCAAAAATTCATTCCTAGAAGGACGAAGGAATCATTCCTTCTTCAGTCATCAACCCAGTTCCTCAGTTGCACAATCTGCCTTTTGGGCTTAATTCTGATGCATTAATTACTGTTTTTTGTTGTAATCTTGAACAATTGTTTGTTGTCTTTGTGACAAGTTGAATTTGGTGGATGGAAAGATGCAATACTTGTTTGACAAAAAATGGGTCGAGATATTTTGATGCATTTGGATGAGGGGGTTGGAGGTGGTGAGGTGATATGCCACGTGGCGTCACTTCAGCAAAATGTCAGGCCACATGGATGATGTTTGCCACATTGGAGGGTCCTAACATAGGAGGgggtatttttgcattttttttggaACGTCGGGGGCAATAATGGATCGAAAATATATAAGAGGCATAAATAATTCTTTTCACATAGTAGAGGGGTAATTTTGACCCTTTTCTGTTTTGCGGGATATTGCCATATTTAATCTTGTATAATTTGTATGAGTGCTCATCTATCACAGCATTTGCATTTCTGAGACACTCATATTATTGATATAATAGATTTTAAAGGCTCAACATTCTCCTATAGTCATATATAATGTTGCTATATTACCATCATGTTGTAGAACTTGCCTTGCATTTCGCtagatattcttttatcatatcACACTCTGGTACACTTCTCCTTTTCAATTATCTTACTAAGTTCTACGTGTAACATCATCTATCATACCATTCTCCTAGAATATTGAGCATAGATATCTGAACTGTTTGCAATTAGGCACCGTAATCCCCTCTTATCTCACCTCAACTTCACTCATCTTATACGGGCTAAACTTGCAGTGCATACGAATACGATCAATTCTAGTTCCACTTATCTTAAGACCTTTACTCTTTAGAGTGGTTCTCCATAATTCAAGACTTCAGTTGACACCCCTGCTAGTTTCATCAATTAATGTTATATCGCCTGCAAATAGCATACATCATGGGACCTTATCATGTCTAGTGTTAgttaactaattcataactaaggTAATTAAGTATGGGAACAACACCTAACTCCTTTATGTCTCCTACTATTGTTCGCACACTAGCGAGAGATCTTTCATACATATCTTTTTTTTAAGTAAATCTTTCACGCATATCATTTATGCATTTATCTCTAACATGAAAGTACTTTCTTAAAGAACACCCACTGAGAACTTTTCTCTGCACTCTATCATAAGCTTTCTTTGAGTTAATGAACACCATGCGTAGATCCTTCCTCTAGCGATAAATTTCCATCGATCTTCTTAGCAAGAATATAGCCTACGTTGTAGATTTTTCAAGCATAAACTCTTGTAGTGTCCCTAAGTCTACACTCTATCGCTCTTCCCCATAGTTTCATCGTATAGCTAATAAGTTTAATGCCACAATAGTTCGCTAAATTTTGAATATCTCATTTATCcattttgtgactctccagtaCATGTCCGATTTCTCCTAGTTGAGCATCCTACCACTTCTCAGTATAGCATTAAATACTTCTTAGTGCTGTAATAATTTGTGAGGTTTCTTATTTCACATTAAACAAGGCAAGTACTGTGAAACACAGCATAGTTTCTAGGCAGAATACCTAGTTACCTCCTAAACTTGACAAAATTTATTAGGTGCACACTAGAACTATTCATACTCCTTATTACCCCCTGGATTTGGATATTTGATAACCTCTAATCCACTAGACGCTGACGTGGCAAAAAGCGTGAAGACACTCTCTTAGGTACGTAAGAGTGAAGAACAATCGAAAAATCAGCTCCAGTTAAGTATTTCCCAACGGTCAACTGGCACATAGTCATGAATTATTATTTACTTGTTCCAATTGTATTTCATCCTGTTTCTTCTTAATATACAATgcatattacaacaacaacaacccagtgtattCCCACAAGTGGAGCCTGGcgagggtaggatgtacgcagccttacccctacccttgaagggcagagagactgtttccgatagaccatcggctaACGAAAAGAATACAATGCATATTCTACCTCaaatttgcatttttttttgcTTTAGATGCAATAACTATTTTCCCCAACtgtttatttctctctttttcgagccaatttttaaatatttggctgGAACTCCGTCATTTTTAGCCAGATAAAAACTATTTAAGACAATATAATGGAGTACCAACTTTGTATTTCTTCTTTAGATGCCATGGCTatttattt is from Nicotiana tabacum cultivar K326 chromosome 18, ASM71507v2, whole genome shotgun sequence and encodes:
- the LOC107815223 gene encoding uncharacterized protein LOC107815223, with amino-acid sequence MSSWFSLPLPNPFKSDDDDDAGGEKPSSPAGEKISDPNSSSIKEDFSAISQTFSHHLRGVASFLAPPSPTQSSEQVSSSEKFSGIRNDLVEIGDSFKSGLSLFSSNKAVSEISKLASNFLQFSDESRNDRETEDEDRGDDDDDDYEEEIVGITDEVVEFVSTISQRPQLWTDFPLSLPTDFTMSDSQKEHVASIEQFVPGLDSLRQKVCHELSDGQFWMIYFVLLLPRLNGNDLELLSTPEIVEVRETLLQQLQSKKTPQPEASKESETVDASEKDVKVSGQQQGSESKLEEKNISAETANASQDKDSLHGEKPQQQLEDEKTKTTTSFADKDEEDVSFSDLEDDDTDLSDRLQGSKPTHRKRVSSSSESHEWIQLNENSKAQGSQQKAGQSILRDKDSEGEESNDWLTVDDIDSDSLATN
- the LOC107779393 gene encoding uncharacterized protein LOC107779393, whose product is MENKILPSSSGGYDIDSCRPRLGKRISRPVDLPEFSWPPESRLTEGGLLLGTATEENIRELTVNRSNSAKMVALHGDQFNYQNSVEGSKLTYNRKSQENEAEKLHQYPLCMQLQSTQHQHPHWKSDVPAGEMPESLNWISKKSNMPAQADTGRSSSEPDNSYTEKSQFHPDQEDLASGNPVVTSRMPLEMHNVSPGFVREVGTVEQNFSQHHTSYAFHGRGPEEAKRFGNSCVLEQSRQCSNSSGCNNPSSRDILSSGVSASTEQNIGGRSLHNEVQSSIGSLDNGVDNLLESRGGSHMEGAMKMKDLEVIDKENIKSSLTDDLSSKDGHRPSNGVQHVESKKSNHSSQRLDEKSRLSSNKMPLAAEKLWDGSLQLNSSVTVSVVAFFKSGEKLLDISWSEFVEVKGKVRLEAFEKYIQDLPRSRNRGLMVISLCFKEGSSGKGLKGMKEVAKGYIKGERVGFAQLSPGVDLYLCPRSDAIITILAKYGFFKGMAAVEGNSELMIGCVVWRKNRTALTSVAKKSEGKVNSSQEQLQKSPSDSSTLQGGGQGSLPVPSVENSKPSAPVSSFSSLEQANTTDDKNVGIDSSSRTTLTTSGVKSPTFQQKESELSSSHLWGSKGHFLEPLKESTDLPKAVTSLLPDASKPKVAFSEDDDLPEFDFGTASGISSSSHRSDGSILDSRLQLSGSRILDMSKQPTIPIAPSVSTSIPRSISSLSQSMPLAKNVADHGHPKSIGGPVAVTAYASGLPLIPLDNSGKKSLFCDDDMPEWLPPDAQDERRNEQPGNFPPESSTSTSRKLPPLPTGSVYPYPSSTTMHSGFPSRPSPPLYHLPANSKVPPPIPSQTGPSYLTGFTFNPAPRPQSSSLPTDSSLQHADKRVRRS